Proteins encoded by one window of Cannabis sativa cultivar Pink pepper isolate KNU-18-1 chromosome 4, ASM2916894v1, whole genome shotgun sequence:
- the LOC133037395 gene encoding uncharacterized protein LOC133037395 encodes MEQLRHILAMLNRPPTTASAPEAPADPSTPPPAASPPVEEDEVFPDDYDPYEGAPATPIEAQPLIHVHDTESQGEILSIEAQPAVVKSRKRKRKPPVWFGDYTEMKRRHRPSSTFDPLEPPDEKLLTTFRKWCVGLIPNHRLRDLRSGDYGPGFFWIMLTPKEWLTDDHIDAAMHMLRRRRTDYPLTFPQKGIILSTFVTAMISSAWTSHKGPRKNFKWEEYILDYCTGFHKSQVFERWRGNEFIYFVLHLPTARHWVTVEVDIELWKINVYDCDSSVCHWTAMEPILKVWSELLPSLILATGEFPHNNQIVALANGDIAVLPKMHASRATHDLVPKSATSGDCGVYSIEYVEHLMMQRGLTDVTPDRIAMFRQRWCVDLFYQNVG; translated from the exons atggagcagctcagacacatattggccatgttgaatcgtccgccaacgacagcttcagcaccggaggccccagcagatccatctaccccaccaccagctgcttcacccccagtagaagaggatgaggtcttccccgacgattacgatccttatgagggagctccagcgactccgatcgaggcacaacctcttatccatgtacatgacaccgagtcgcagggtgagattctgtccatagaggcacaacctgcagtggttaagagtcggaagaggaagagaaagcctcctgtatggttcggtgactatacggagatgaagaggagacataggccatcttcgacttttgatcccctggagccaccggacgagaaattgttaaccactttccgaaagtggtgtgttggactcattccgaaccaccgacttcgggatttgagaagtggtgattacggtccaggattcttttggataatgctcacaccaaaggaatggcttacagatgac CATATAGATGCAGCAATGCATATGTTGAGGAGGCGACGCACCGACTATCCACTGACATTTCCTCAGAAGGGTATCATTCTCTCCACATTCGTGACCGCCATGATCAGCAGTGCATGGACGAGCCACAAGGGTCCGAGGAAAAACTTTAAATGGGAGGAATATATCCTGGACTACTGCACAGGGTTtcataag tcccaagtctttgagagatggaggggtaacgagtttatttacttcgttctgCACCTTCCCACGGCAAGACACTGGGTCACAGTTGAAGTGGACATAGAgctgtggaaaattaatgtctacGACTGTGATTCCAGCGTCTGTCATTGGACCGCCATGGAACCCATCTTGAAGGTTTGGTCAGAACTGCTGCCCTCGCTAATCCTTGCAACCGGGGAATTTCCACATAACAACCAGATCGTGGCGTTAGCTAACGGTGACATCGCGGTGCTTCCAAAAATGCACGCGAGTCGAGCCACTCACGACTTAGTTCCGAAGTCAGCAACCAG tggtgattgtggcgtgtattccattgagtatgtggagcatctcatgatgcaGCGTGGATTGACCGATGTGACGCCAGACCGGATAGCCATGTTTCGTCAACGGTGGTGTgtcgatttattttaccaaaatgtcggctga